From the Actinomadura luzonensis genome, the window GGTGTCCTCGGCGGTGTCCCCGGCGGTGTCCTCGGCGGTGTCCCCGGCGGCCCTGGCGGCCGGCGGGGCGAGCAGCGGGCTCGCCGGCACCTCGGCGCCGCTGTCCATAGCCGCCAGCAGCTCGGCCAGCCGGCTCCAGGCCGGGCCGTAGAACGCGCTGAACGCCAGCCCGATGAGGTCGAGCTTGCGCAGCTTGACCTCCGGCTGCCCGGGGAAGGACACCTCGCCGCGCTCGGCGCGGGCCAGCAGGTCGTGCCACACCGCGCGGACGTCCCTTCCGTGCAGGGCGCACGAGGTGGTCCGGTCGCACCAGGCGACGAACTCGTTGAAGGAGTCCTGCGAGGTCCACGACTCGGTGTCCAGGAACGCCTGGGTGCCGAGGCTGTGGTCCATGTTGCTGTCCAGGGCCAGGGCGCGGATGCGGCGCGGGTAGCGCTCGGCGTAGAGCTGGCCGATCAGCGTGCCGTACGACACCCCGTAGTAGGTCAGCTTGTCGTCGCCGAGCGCGGCGCGCAGGGCGTCGAGGTCGCGGATGACGTACCCGGTGTGCACGTGGTCGAAGAGCGGGCCGGTGCGCCGGCGGCAGTCGTCGCGGTAGCGCTTGTTGTAGGCCAGCATGGCGTCCCAGTCGGCCTGGCTCTTCAGCGACAGCGGGTCGGGCGCCTGCTGGGCGAGCTCCAGCGAGCAGGTGACGGGGTGGCTGCGGGCCACGCCGCGCGGGTCGAAGCCGACCACGTCGAAGCGGCTGGTGATCTCGGGGGTGAACCCGAGCCAGTCGTTCAGCACGGCGTCCACACCGGAGCCGCCTGGGCCGCCCGGGT encodes:
- a CDS encoding alpha/beta fold hydrolase — its product is MRRPVLILTLLLALAAPLVPATAAAAAPAVQWAPCAENAEVECGTLTVPIDWNNPGAGTFELALARRRASDPAARVGSLVINPGGPGGSGVDAVLNDWLGFTPEITSRFDVVGFDPRGVARSHPVTCSLELAQQAPDPLSLKSQADWDAMLAYNKRYRDDCRRRTGPLFDHVHTGYVIRDLDALRAALGDDKLTYYGVSYGTLIGQLYAERYPRRIRALALDSNMDHSLGTQAFLDTESWTSQDSFNEFVAWCDRTTSCALHGRDVRAVWHDLLARAERGEVSFPGQPEVKLRKLDLIGLAFSAFYGPAWSRLAELLAAMDSGAEVPASPLLAPPAARAAGDTAEDTAGDTAEDTVNDAGFVFCQDYALPVRDYRDWARLLRRSAAIAPDMLVSAAAHPLALACQGTATPNPQHRLKVDGSPTLLLGNAVHDPATAYPWAVNAALQIGREGRLLTYEGWGHGIYGRGDCPTGAFDRYLVSGALPAPGARCPAVPPADMAAKQAPRPYPGPLPGRPGWASLLR